One region of Juglans regia cultivar Chandler chromosome 4, Walnut 2.0, whole genome shotgun sequence genomic DNA includes:
- the LOC109004743 gene encoding disease resistance protein RPV1-like isoform X1, translated as MAIPNVSSSSSPQRNHDVFLSFRGEDTRNTFTGHLYNALVIKGIKTFRDDMVLQKGDEISPVLLEAIEQSKISMIVFSKNYATSTWCLDELVKILDCRKSIGQMVRPIFYDVDPSDVRKQLGEVMDMHENKFKDDIQRVLRWKVALKEAASLSGWHLNNGLSCLNGRHEPDFIQSIVEEISSRILKCTFLDVAKYPVGLHSHIDAMSELLSVGYDDVRMVGIHGIGGIGKTTIAKAVYNLFTGQFQSCSFLANVRETTKQCGLVQLQETLLSETLGNINLKLGNEDRGINVIKERLCIRRFF; from the exons ATGGCCATCCCAAAtgtctcctcctcttcttccccTCAAAGGAATCATGACGTGTTTCTGAGTTTCAGAGGGGAAGATACCCGCAATACCTTTACCGGTCATCTATATAACGCTCTCGTTATAAAGGGGATCAAAACCTTTAGAGACGACATGGTTCTTCAGAAGGGAGACGAAATCTCCCCAGTACTTTTGGAAGCCATCGAACAATCTAAGATTTCCATGATCGTCTTCTCTAAGAACTATGCCACTTCCACGTGGTGCTTAGATGAACTCGTCAAGATTCTCGACTGTCGGAAATCAATTGGCCAAATGGTTCGACCCATTTTCTACGATGTGGATCCTTCTGATGTGCGGAAACAGTTAGGAGAAGTGATGGatatgcatgaaaataaattcaaggaTGATATACAGAGGGTGTTGAGGTGGAAGGTGGCTCTCAAAGAGGCAGCCAGTTTGTCCGGTTGGCATTTGAACAATGG ATTGTCCTGTTTGAATGGCAGGCATGAGCCCGACTTTATCCAAAGCATTGTTGAAGAGATATCAAGTAGAATATTGAAGTGCACATTTTTAGATGTTGCGAAGTACCCAGTCGGATTACATTCTCACATAGATGCCATGAGTGAGTTGTTGAGTGTTGGGTATGACGACGTTCGCATGGTTGGAATCCATGGAATTGGAGGAATAGGTAAAACAACTATTGCAAAAGCTGTATATAACTTATTTACTGGTCAATTTCAAAGTTGCAGCTTTCTTGCTAACGTCCGAGAAACTACAAAGCAGTGCGGCCTTGTTCAATTACAAGAAACACTTCTCTCTGAGACCTTGGGCAATATCAACTTAAAGTTGGGAAATGAGGATAGAGGAATTAATGTAATAAAGGAGAGGCTCTGCATAAGAAGGTTCTTTTAG
- the LOC109004743 gene encoding disease resistance protein RPV1-like isoform X2, producing MAIPNVSSSSSPQRNHDVFLSFRGEDTRNTFTGHLYNALVIKGIKTFRDDMVLQKGDEISPVLLEAIEQSKISMIVFSKNYATSTWCLDELVKILDCRKSIGQMVRPIFYDVDPSDVRKQLGEVMDMHENKFKDDIQRVLRWKVALKEAASLSGWHLNNGHEPDFIQSIVEEISSRILKCTFLDVAKYPVGLHSHIDAMSELLSVGYDDVRMVGIHGIGGIGKTTIAKAVYNLFTGQFQSCSFLANVRETTKQCGLVQLQETLLSETLGNINLKLGNEDRGINVIKERLCIRRFF from the exons ATGGCCATCCCAAAtgtctcctcctcttcttccccTCAAAGGAATCATGACGTGTTTCTGAGTTTCAGAGGGGAAGATACCCGCAATACCTTTACCGGTCATCTATATAACGCTCTCGTTATAAAGGGGATCAAAACCTTTAGAGACGACATGGTTCTTCAGAAGGGAGACGAAATCTCCCCAGTACTTTTGGAAGCCATCGAACAATCTAAGATTTCCATGATCGTCTTCTCTAAGAACTATGCCACTTCCACGTGGTGCTTAGATGAACTCGTCAAGATTCTCGACTGTCGGAAATCAATTGGCCAAATGGTTCGACCCATTTTCTACGATGTGGATCCTTCTGATGTGCGGAAACAGTTAGGAGAAGTGATGGatatgcatgaaaataaattcaaggaTGATATACAGAGGGTGTTGAGGTGGAAGGTGGCTCTCAAAGAGGCAGCCAGTTTGTCCGGTTGGCATTTGAACAATGG GCATGAGCCCGACTTTATCCAAAGCATTGTTGAAGAGATATCAAGTAGAATATTGAAGTGCACATTTTTAGATGTTGCGAAGTACCCAGTCGGATTACATTCTCACATAGATGCCATGAGTGAGTTGTTGAGTGTTGGGTATGACGACGTTCGCATGGTTGGAATCCATGGAATTGGAGGAATAGGTAAAACAACTATTGCAAAAGCTGTATATAACTTATTTACTGGTCAATTTCAAAGTTGCAGCTTTCTTGCTAACGTCCGAGAAACTACAAAGCAGTGCGGCCTTGTTCAATTACAAGAAACACTTCTCTCTGAGACCTTGGGCAATATCAACTTAAAGTTGGGAAATGAGGATAGAGGAATTAATGTAATAAAGGAGAGGCTCTGCATAAGAAGGTTCTTTTAG